One window from the genome of Labilithrix sp. encodes:
- a CDS encoding aspartate aminotransferase family protein, whose product MADRKWSSAELRKKHKEVLFPSVGTFYEEPVCLDEGKGARLKDLDGREYLDFFGGILTVSLGQTHPKVNAALHAQIDRLGHVSTLYPTVGIVELAEKLLSLAPGKIGKAGKAFFTASGTEADETAVALAQIATGRQELIALRHGYSGRSLLAQSLTANKNYRAVQSQVAGIKHAHSPYCYRCPFDATPEHCSMKCATDIEELIQTTTTGQIAGFLAEPIQGVGGFIVAPNGYFKVATDIVRKYGGLFICDEVQTGFGRTGGKMWGIEHHDGVEPDIMTMAKGIANGLPIGACLATVPVADTWKVGNIATYGGNPISTAAANATIDVIVEEKLTENATAMGGLLRQGLEALKKRFPKTIGDVRGKGLMQALELVKDETAKDRTPNVEATTRLFEETKKRGLLIGRGGLYGNVIRIAPALNVTKSEIDEGLKALEESLAAFAS is encoded by the coding sequence ATGGCGGATCGAAAATGGAGCAGCGCGGAGCTCCGGAAGAAGCACAAGGAGGTGCTCTTTCCGAGCGTCGGCACCTTCTACGAAGAGCCCGTTTGTCTCGACGAAGGCAAGGGCGCGCGGCTCAAGGATCTCGACGGTCGCGAGTACCTCGACTTCTTCGGCGGCATCCTCACCGTGTCGCTCGGGCAGACCCACCCGAAGGTCAACGCCGCGCTCCACGCCCAGATCGATCGCCTCGGCCACGTCTCCACGCTCTACCCCACCGTCGGGATCGTCGAGCTCGCGGAGAAGCTGCTCTCGCTCGCGCCCGGCAAGATCGGCAAGGCGGGGAAGGCGTTCTTCACCGCGAGCGGCACCGAGGCGGACGAGACCGCGGTGGCCCTCGCGCAGATCGCGACCGGGCGGCAGGAGCTCATCGCGCTCCGCCACGGCTACTCGGGGCGCTCGCTCCTCGCGCAGTCGCTCACCGCGAACAAGAACTACCGCGCGGTGCAGAGCCAGGTCGCCGGCATCAAGCACGCGCACTCGCCGTACTGCTACCGCTGCCCCTTCGACGCGACGCCCGAGCACTGCAGCATGAAGTGCGCGACCGACATCGAGGAGCTGATCCAGACGACGACCACCGGCCAGATCGCCGGCTTCCTCGCGGAGCCGATCCAGGGCGTCGGCGGCTTCATCGTCGCGCCGAACGGCTACTTCAAGGTCGCGACCGACATCGTCCGGAAGTACGGCGGCCTCTTCATCTGCGACGAGGTGCAGACCGGCTTCGGCCGCACCGGCGGCAAGATGTGGGGGATCGAGCACCACGACGGCGTCGAGCCCGACATCATGACGATGGCGAAGGGGATCGCGAACGGCCTCCCGATCGGCGCGTGCCTCGCGACCGTGCCGGTCGCCGACACGTGGAAGGTCGGCAACATCGCGACGTACGGCGGCAACCCGATCTCGACCGCGGCCGCGAACGCGACGATCGACGTCATCGTCGAGGAGAAGCTCACCGAGAACGCGACCGCGATGGGCGGCCTCCTCCGGCAGGGCCTCGAGGCGCTGAAGAAGCGCTTCCCCAAGACGATCGGCGACGTGCGCGGCAAGGGCCTCATGCAGGCGCTCGAGCTCGTGAAGGACGAGACGGCGAAGGACCGCACGCCGAACGTCGAGGCCACCACGCGCCTCTTCGAGGAGACGAAGAAGCGTGGTCTCCTCATCGGACGCGGCGGCCTCTACGGCAACGTCATCCGCATCGCGCCCGCGCTCAACGTCACCAAGTCGGAGATCGACGAGGGCCTCAAGGCGCTCGAAGAGTCGCTCGCCGCGTTCGCTTCCTGA
- a CDS encoding FAD-dependent oxidoreductase, which produces MTLSKLPTDRLENALPDKKPLYTAAEAKTEADRCLYCSDAPCIKACPTEIDIPTFIKKIASGNVRGSARTIFEQNLLGYSCARVCPVEVLCQGDCVYTGWGRDPINIGRLQRFATETATAKDAAPVLKKNVDVGTAKKKVAAIGGGPASLAFAGYLALEGHEAVVFEKRPYAGGLNTTGIAPYKLHSHDALHEVEWVRELGVDVQTGIEVGGDDGPGKISTKKLLETYDAVFLGIGLGADTKLGIPGEDGPGVYGATEWIEKMKLELGGGQREEYAGKRAIVVGGGNTAIDVARECALLGCADVAMAYRRGVPEMSGYAHEMAAGRKEGVRLVGHVQPVAYVRDAAGKLVALKVAQTDKDAKPIPGTEHDLPCDYVFLAIGQSKLRDMAKELGGVELDKRGCVVVADPKTCATGNPKVFAGGDCINGGKEVVNAVADGRNAARTLIARWAAK; this is translated from the coding sequence ATGACCTTGTCCAAGCTACCGACCGATCGCCTCGAGAACGCCCTCCCCGACAAGAAGCCGCTCTACACCGCGGCCGAAGCGAAGACGGAGGCGGACCGCTGCCTTTACTGCTCGGACGCGCCTTGCATCAAGGCGTGTCCGACCGAGATCGACATCCCCACCTTCATCAAGAAGATCGCCTCCGGCAACGTCCGCGGCAGCGCGCGCACGATCTTCGAGCAGAACCTCCTCGGCTACTCCTGCGCCCGCGTCTGCCCGGTCGAGGTGCTCTGCCAGGGCGACTGCGTCTACACCGGCTGGGGCCGCGACCCGATCAACATCGGACGCCTCCAGCGCTTCGCGACCGAGACCGCCACCGCGAAGGACGCGGCGCCGGTGCTGAAGAAGAACGTCGACGTCGGCACGGCGAAGAAGAAGGTCGCCGCGATCGGCGGCGGTCCCGCTTCCCTCGCCTTCGCCGGTTACCTCGCGCTCGAGGGCCACGAGGCGGTCGTCTTCGAGAAGCGACCGTACGCGGGCGGCCTCAACACGACCGGCATCGCGCCGTACAAGCTCCACTCCCACGACGCGCTCCATGAAGTGGAGTGGGTGCGCGAGCTCGGCGTCGACGTGCAGACCGGGATCGAGGTCGGCGGCGACGACGGGCCCGGGAAGATCTCCACGAAGAAGCTGCTCGAGACCTACGACGCCGTGTTCCTCGGGATCGGCCTCGGCGCCGACACGAAGCTGGGGATCCCGGGCGAGGACGGGCCCGGCGTCTACGGCGCGACCGAATGGATCGAGAAGATGAAGCTCGAGCTCGGGGGCGGCCAGCGCGAGGAGTACGCCGGCAAGCGAGCGATCGTCGTCGGCGGCGGCAACACCGCGATCGACGTCGCGCGCGAGTGCGCCCTCCTCGGCTGCGCCGACGTCGCGATGGCCTACCGCCGCGGCGTCCCCGAGATGAGCGGCTACGCGCACGAGATGGCGGCGGGGCGGAAGGAAGGCGTGCGCCTCGTCGGCCACGTGCAGCCGGTCGCGTACGTGCGCGACGCGGCGGGCAAGCTCGTCGCGCTCAAGGTCGCGCAGACGGACAAGGACGCGAAGCCGATCCCCGGCACCGAGCACGACCTCCCCTGCGACTACGTCTTCCTCGCGATCGGCCAGTCGAAGCTGCGCGACATGGCGAAGGAGCTCGGCGGCGTCGAGCTCGACAAGCGCGGCTGCGTCGTCGTCGCCGACCCGAAGACCTGCGCGACCGGCAACCCGAAGGTCTTCGCCGGCGGCGACTGCATCAACGGCGGCAAGGAAGTCGTCAACGCCGTCGCCGACGGCCGCAACGCTGCTCGTACCCTCATCGCCCGCTGGGCCGCGAAGTAG
- the preA gene encoding NAD-dependent dihydropyrimidine dehydrogenase subunit PreA, producing MADLSIDFAGIKSPNPFWLASAPPANSGEQVMRAFDAGWGGAVWKTLGDPIMNVTSRFGGVDYDGRKLMGLNNIELITDRPLEVNLKEIREVKKRYPKHVVIASLMTETRNDWKVLIEKCQDAGVDGFELNFGCPHGMCERGMGSSVGQEPKLLAEITSWTKEFSKLPVLVKLTPNTGDIVEAGLAAVAGKADGIALINTIKSIVGVDLDRLVPNPRVGKASTNGGYCGPAVKPIALHMVAALAREEGIKIPISGIGGISNWRDAAEFIALGSTSVQVCTAVMHYGYRIVEDMIDGLSEYLDSMNMKSVNDLRGRATSAYQEWGDLDLSYKLVASIDPKTCIGCQLCVTACHDGAHQCIFTGPDDKPRPPHAHAHGPAKAPKPLPIGAIAGDRVPWIDEPECVGCNLCQLVCPVPGCITMEERPSGKPQETWNDRVKAGRNKLPGGIHDGT from the coding sequence ATGGCTGATCTCAGCATCGACTTCGCGGGCATCAAGAGCCCGAACCCCTTCTGGCTCGCGTCCGCTCCGCCGGCGAACAGCGGCGAGCAGGTCATGCGCGCGTTCGACGCCGGCTGGGGCGGCGCGGTGTGGAAGACGCTCGGCGATCCGATCATGAACGTGACGAGCCGCTTCGGCGGCGTCGACTACGACGGCCGCAAGCTGATGGGGCTCAACAACATCGAGCTCATCACCGACCGCCCGCTCGAGGTGAACCTCAAGGAGATCCGCGAGGTCAAGAAGCGGTACCCGAAGCACGTCGTCATCGCCTCGCTCATGACCGAGACGAGGAACGACTGGAAGGTGCTCATCGAGAAGTGCCAGGACGCCGGGGTCGACGGCTTCGAGCTGAACTTCGGCTGCCCGCACGGCATGTGCGAGCGCGGGATGGGCTCCTCCGTCGGTCAGGAGCCCAAGCTCCTCGCCGAGATCACGAGCTGGACGAAGGAGTTCTCGAAGCTCCCCGTCCTCGTGAAGCTCACCCCCAACACCGGCGACATCGTCGAGGCCGGCCTCGCCGCGGTCGCGGGGAAGGCCGACGGCATCGCCCTCATCAACACGATCAAGAGCATCGTCGGCGTCGACCTCGACCGCCTCGTCCCGAACCCGCGCGTCGGCAAGGCCTCCACCAACGGCGGCTACTGCGGCCCCGCGGTGAAGCCGATCGCGCTCCACATGGTCGCCGCCCTCGCGCGCGAGGAGGGCATCAAGATCCCGATCTCGGGCATCGGCGGCATCTCGAACTGGCGCGACGCGGCCGAGTTCATCGCCCTCGGCTCGACCTCCGTGCAGGTCTGCACCGCGGTCATGCACTACGGCTACCGCATCGTCGAGGACATGATCGACGGCCTCTCCGAGTACCTCGACTCGATGAACATGAAGAGCGTGAACGACCTCCGCGGTCGCGCGACCTCGGCCTACCAGGAGTGGGGCGATCTCGATCTCTCGTACAAGCTCGTCGCGAGCATCGACCCGAAGACGTGCATCGGCTGCCAGCTCTGCGTGACCGCGTGCCACGACGGCGCGCACCAGTGCATCTTCACCGGCCCCGACGACAAGCCGCGCCCGCCGCACGCGCACGCGCACGGCCCCGCGAAGGCGCCGAAGCCGCTCCCGATCGGCGCGATCGCGGGCGACCGCGTCCCGTGGATCGACGAGCCGGAGTGCGTAGGCTGCAACCTCTGCCAGCTCGTGTGCCCCGTCCCCGGGTGCATCACGATGGAGGAGCGTCCGAGCGGCAAGCCGCAGGAGACGTGGAACGATCGCGTGAAGGCCGGGCGCAACAAGCTCCCCGGCGGCATCCACGACGGCACCTGA
- a CDS encoding DUF87 domain-containing protein, producing the protein MDFEKLGAFYLGRTVAPEPAGQPFLYDARHLTTHGVVIGMTGSGKTGLSIGLLEEAAIDGIPAIVVDPKGDLGNLLLTFPSLAQADFAPWAPHGSDPAAEAQRWKEGLAAWGQDGARIERLRAAADVTIYTPGSRAGRPISIAGSLALPSPEERADGEGMTERVAQVATSLLGLVGVQAEPGKSREHVLVATILHRAWAAGESLDLAGLVLRIQDPPFDKLGVLGLESFFPKKERFELAVAYNALLASPGFDAWLEGAPLDVGRLLWTKEGRPRIAILSIAHLGDADRMFFVSLLLGQLVAWMRAQPGTPSLRALFFMDEVVGYFPPVAMPPSKRPLLTLLKQARAFGLGIVLATQNPVDLDYKGLANAGTWIIGRLQTERDKARVLDGLEGAQSSFDRGAMDKLLSSLGKRQFLVHDVHAPSPAVIESRWTLSYLRGPLTKEEIKRLAGPAPALPVTAAMPVRADDGGARPVVPPGVQEVFFPTTQPGALYRPMVIGAARVHFEDAKTGLDFTREVMFTTPIADGPVPVRWEDAKWAGGIALRDLASDPVPGARFAAPPGGALDAKSYAKWSTELASWLARTQGIARLKSKEHKVMSAPNEDERAFRARLALLARERRDAEIADVREKYGKKLETLQDRIRRKQDSAERHEERGGFAVAALGLLTARSAGGALRKVGSASRNSRNAARDKEDLATLTARYADLQREAQSKLAAIATTHDPATLPLESVVNKPKKTGITVHLVALAWRA; encoded by the coding sequence GTGGATTTCGAGAAGCTGGGCGCCTTCTACCTCGGCCGTACGGTGGCGCCGGAGCCCGCCGGGCAGCCCTTCCTCTACGACGCGCGCCACCTGACGACCCACGGCGTCGTCATCGGGATGACCGGGAGCGGCAAGACCGGCCTCTCGATCGGCCTCCTCGAAGAGGCGGCGATCGACGGCATCCCGGCGATCGTCGTCGACCCGAAGGGCGACCTCGGGAACTTGCTCCTCACGTTCCCGAGCCTCGCGCAGGCGGACTTCGCGCCGTGGGCGCCGCACGGCTCCGATCCCGCCGCCGAGGCGCAGCGCTGGAAGGAGGGCCTCGCGGCGTGGGGGCAGGACGGCGCGCGCATCGAGCGGCTCCGCGCGGCGGCCGACGTCACGATCTACACGCCGGGGAGCCGCGCGGGGCGGCCGATCTCGATCGCGGGCTCGCTCGCGCTGCCGTCGCCGGAGGAGCGCGCGGACGGCGAGGGGATGACCGAGCGCGTCGCGCAGGTCGCGACGAGCCTCCTCGGCCTCGTCGGCGTGCAAGCCGAGCCGGGCAAGAGCCGCGAGCACGTCCTCGTCGCGACGATCCTCCACCGCGCCTGGGCGGCGGGCGAGAGCCTCGATCTCGCCGGCCTCGTGCTCCGGATCCAGGATCCTCCGTTCGACAAGCTCGGCGTCCTCGGCCTCGAGTCGTTCTTCCCGAAGAAGGAGCGCTTCGAGCTCGCCGTCGCCTACAACGCGCTCCTCGCGTCGCCCGGGTTCGACGCGTGGCTCGAGGGCGCGCCGCTCGACGTCGGCCGCCTCCTCTGGACGAAGGAGGGAAGGCCGCGCATCGCGATCCTCTCGATCGCTCACCTCGGCGACGCCGATCGCATGTTCTTCGTCTCGCTCCTCCTCGGTCAGCTCGTCGCGTGGATGCGCGCGCAGCCGGGAACGCCCTCGCTCCGTGCGCTCTTCTTCATGGACGAGGTCGTCGGTTACTTCCCGCCCGTCGCGATGCCGCCGTCGAAGCGGCCGCTCCTCACGCTGTTGAAGCAGGCGCGGGCGTTCGGCCTCGGGATCGTCCTCGCGACGCAGAACCCGGTCGACCTCGACTACAAAGGTCTCGCGAACGCCGGCACGTGGATCATCGGCCGGCTCCAGACCGAGCGCGACAAGGCGCGCGTCCTCGACGGTCTCGAGGGCGCGCAGTCCTCGTTCGATCGCGGCGCGATGGACAAGCTCCTCTCGAGCCTCGGCAAGCGTCAGTTCCTCGTGCACGACGTCCACGCGCCGTCGCCCGCGGTGATCGAGTCGCGCTGGACGCTCTCGTACCTCCGCGGTCCGCTGACGAAGGAGGAGATCAAGCGGCTCGCGGGCCCGGCGCCGGCGCTGCCGGTGACGGCCGCGATGCCGGTCCGCGCGGACGACGGCGGCGCGCGGCCGGTGGTCCCGCCCGGCGTGCAGGAGGTCTTCTTCCCGACGACGCAGCCGGGCGCGCTCTATCGACCGATGGTGATCGGCGCGGCGCGCGTTCACTTCGAGGACGCGAAGACGGGCCTCGACTTCACGCGCGAGGTCATGTTCACGACGCCGATCGCGGACGGTCCGGTGCCGGTGCGCTGGGAGGACGCGAAGTGGGCGGGCGGGATCGCGCTCCGCGATCTCGCGAGCGATCCCGTCCCTGGGGCGCGGTTCGCGGCGCCGCCCGGCGGCGCGCTCGACGCGAAGAGCTACGCGAAGTGGTCGACCGAGCTCGCGAGCTGGCTCGCGCGCACGCAGGGGATCGCGCGCCTGAAGAGCAAGGAGCACAAGGTGATGTCCGCGCCGAACGAGGACGAGCGCGCCTTCCGCGCCCGGCTCGCGCTCCTCGCGCGCGAGCGGCGCGACGCCGAGATCGCCGACGTGCGCGAGAAGTACGGCAAGAAGCTCGAGACGCTCCAGGACCGCATCCGCCGCAAGCAGGACTCCGCCGAGCGCCACGAGGAGAGGGGCGGGTTCGCCGTCGCCGCGCTCGGTCTTCTCACCGCGCGGAGCGCCGGCGGCGCGCTGCGCAAGGTCGGCAGCGCCTCCCGCAACTCGCGCAACGCCGCACGCGACAAGGAGGACCTCGCGACGCTGACGGCACGCTACGCCGACCTCCAACGCGAAGCCCAATCCAAGCTCGCCGCGATCGCGACGACACACGACCCCGCGACCTTGCCGCTCGAATCGGTCGTGAACAAGCCAAAGAAGACGGGGATCACGGTGCACCTCGTCGCCCTCGCTTGGCGAGCTTAG
- a CDS encoding PEGA domain-containing protein, with translation MFARGTRVVVATAIITLCPLTAFAQEEPSSADVSAARALGQEGVKLADAGNCQDAIEKLARSEKLFHAPTTLARLGECQVQVGKLVEGTENLNKVVRETLAPNAPAAFAAAQERAKKVLAEAKPKIAKLKIAVAGPEGQYVVKLDGEVVPPANLNMNRPTDPGEHEVEASAPGYKTARAKVTLQEGGNDSVALTLEVDPNAPKPEPVVAPAPAPPPVAPPPLPPPAQPEPREQPSRVPAYVGVGVGAAGIAVGTIFGLMATSKKSEIEDQCQGTRCPSSVQGDVDSGRTMGTISTVGFVVGAVGLVAGVYFYLTSSPKTGSTPPGTFVGANGVRLSF, from the coding sequence ATGTTCGCCAGGGGAACGAGGGTCGTCGTCGCGACCGCCATCATCACGCTCTGCCCGCTGACGGCGTTCGCGCAGGAGGAGCCGAGCTCGGCGGACGTGAGCGCCGCGCGCGCGCTCGGGCAAGAGGGCGTGAAGCTCGCGGACGCGGGCAACTGCCAGGACGCGATCGAGAAGCTCGCGCGCTCGGAGAAGCTCTTTCACGCGCCGACGACGCTCGCGCGCCTCGGCGAGTGCCAGGTGCAGGTCGGCAAGCTCGTCGAAGGCACCGAGAACCTCAACAAGGTCGTGCGCGAGACGCTCGCTCCCAACGCCCCCGCCGCGTTCGCGGCCGCGCAGGAGCGCGCGAAGAAGGTCCTCGCCGAGGCGAAGCCGAAGATCGCGAAGCTCAAGATCGCGGTCGCGGGCCCGGAGGGGCAATACGTCGTGAAGCTCGACGGCGAGGTCGTCCCGCCGGCGAACCTCAACATGAACCGCCCCACCGATCCGGGCGAGCACGAGGTCGAGGCCTCCGCGCCGGGCTACAAGACCGCGCGCGCGAAGGTGACGCTCCAGGAGGGCGGCAACGACTCGGTGGCGCTGACGCTCGAGGTCGATCCCAACGCGCCGAAGCCGGAGCCGGTCGTCGCTCCCGCGCCGGCGCCGCCGCCGGTCGCGCCGCCGCCGCTCCCGCCGCCCGCGCAGCCGGAGCCGCGGGAGCAGCCGAGCCGCGTCCCGGCCTACGTCGGCGTCGGCGTCGGCGCCGCGGGCATCGCGGTCGGTACGATCTTCGGCCTGATGGCGACGTCGAAGAAGAGCGAGATCGAGGACCAGTGTCAGGGCACGCGCTGCCCGTCCTCGGTCCAGGGCGACGTCGACAGCGGTCGCACGATGGGCACGATCTCCACCGTCGGCTTCGTCGTCGGCGCGGTCGGCCTCGTCGCCGGCGTCTACTTCTACCTCACGAGCTCGCCGAAGACGGGCAGCACGCCGCCCGGCACCTTCGTCGGCGCGAACGGCGTGCGCTTGTCGTTCTAG
- a CDS encoding acyltransferase produces the protein MPRNVKVGLIQAATPYEDGWSIQKTQQAALDAHMPLIEQAGKEGVQILGLQEIFNGPYFCPSQDKFWYDATEAIPGPTTELMQPICKKYEMAMVVPLYERDQPGVYYNSAAVIDADGTYLGKYRKHHIPHTSQFWEKFFFRPGNLGFPVFQTRYGKVGVYICYDRHFPEGARALGLNGAEIVFNPSATVAGLSQYLWKLEQPAHAVANGYFVAASNRVGTEAPWNIGKFYGTSYIVDPRGNMLSVGSEDKSELVTATCDLDLIEEVRKTWQFYRDRRPDAYGDLTKP, from the coding sequence ATGCCGCGCAACGTGAAGGTCGGGTTGATTCAAGCCGCAACTCCCTACGAAGACGGGTGGAGCATCCAGAAGACGCAACAAGCCGCGCTGGACGCCCACATGCCGCTCATCGAGCAAGCCGGAAAAGAGGGCGTACAGATCCTCGGGCTGCAGGAGATCTTCAACGGTCCCTACTTCTGCCCGAGCCAGGACAAGTTCTGGTACGACGCGACCGAGGCGATCCCGGGTCCGACGACCGAGCTGATGCAGCCCATCTGCAAGAAGTACGAGATGGCGATGGTCGTGCCGCTCTACGAGCGCGATCAGCCGGGCGTCTACTACAACAGCGCGGCGGTCATCGACGCCGACGGCACGTACCTCGGCAAGTACCGCAAGCATCACATCCCGCACACGTCGCAGTTCTGGGAGAAGTTCTTCTTTCGCCCCGGAAACCTCGGATTTCCCGTCTTCCAGACGCGCTACGGCAAGGTCGGCGTCTACATCTGCTACGACCGCCACTTCCCCGAGGGCGCGCGCGCGCTCGGCTTGAACGGCGCCGAGATCGTCTTCAACCCGTCCGCCACCGTCGCGGGGCTCTCGCAGTACCTCTGGAAGCTCGAGCAACCCGCGCACGCGGTCGCGAACGGCTACTTCGTCGCCGCCTCGAACCGCGTCGGCACCGAGGCCCCGTGGAACATCGGCAAGTTCTACGGCACGAGCTACATCGTCGACCCGCGCGGCAACATGCTGAGCGTCGGCTCGGAGGACAAGAGCGAGCTCGTCACCGCCACCTGCGATCTCGACCTGATCGAGGAGGTGCGGAAGACGTGGCAGTTCTACCGCGATCGCCGCCCCGACGCGTACGGCGACCTCACGAAGCCGTGA
- a CDS encoding PAS domain S-box protein: MTKKESMPAESLPPVSGTSARADVLDRASLVKTIIDAVPGGVVHVAADGSIVEANAEALRILGYKFDILTKRYIADFDAETLHEDGSPCPLEDYPVALVLTTGKPQGPTTIGIRRPDGQTSWAVFRAVPTNAPSGALTGAIVTFLDITDRKRAEIALQQSEVKWRLLAENMPDFVVIGDREARIQSINRLLPGYVLEEVIGSYGWQHVDPQHAEHWKERYREVLETGQPVRFDTRSEFKGTQVWYETVLAPLGGERILWVARDVTERRTMITKLAEKERLASVGMVAASVAHEIMNPLTYVLANLDFAIGDKCESEERRMRSLTDAREGAARMQQIVWDLRSLGRVGAQELFYVDARAVLETALRLANPEVIRLPTRLVVELAEVPGVLASESRLCQVFINLLVNAAQAMESRPAEERVLEVHTRTNADQSMVAVDISDTGMGIAPEHLGRIFDPFFTTKRSGTGLGLSISRDCIERMGGRIEVTSEEGRGTTFTVWLSTQRTLPSSTSSTSSTSSTEP; encoded by the coding sequence GTGACGAAGAAGGAATCCATGCCGGCGGAGTCGCTCCCGCCCGTCTCGGGTACGTCCGCGCGCGCGGACGTGCTCGATCGCGCGAGCCTCGTGAAGACGATCATCGACGCCGTCCCCGGCGGCGTCGTGCACGTCGCGGCGGACGGCTCCATCGTCGAGGCGAACGCGGAGGCGCTCCGCATCCTCGGCTACAAGTTCGACATCCTCACGAAGCGGTACATCGCCGACTTCGACGCGGAGACCCTCCACGAAGACGGCTCCCCTTGCCCGCTCGAGGACTACCCCGTCGCGCTCGTGCTCACGACCGGCAAGCCGCAAGGGCCGACGACGATCGGGATCCGGCGCCCCGACGGCCAGACGTCGTGGGCGGTCTTCCGCGCGGTGCCGACGAACGCCCCGAGCGGCGCGCTCACCGGCGCGATCGTGACGTTCCTCGACATCACCGATCGCAAGCGCGCGGAGATCGCGCTCCAGCAGAGCGAGGTGAAGTGGCGGCTCCTGGCGGAGAACATGCCGGACTTCGTCGTGATCGGAGATCGCGAGGCGCGCATCCAGTCGATCAACCGCCTCCTCCCCGGCTACGTGCTCGAGGAGGTGATCGGCAGCTACGGCTGGCAGCACGTCGATCCTCAACACGCGGAGCACTGGAAGGAGCGCTACCGCGAGGTCCTCGAGACGGGGCAGCCCGTGCGCTTCGACACGCGGAGCGAGTTCAAGGGCACGCAGGTCTGGTACGAGACCGTCCTCGCGCCGCTCGGCGGCGAGCGCATCCTCTGGGTCGCGCGCGACGTCACCGAGCGCCGCACGATGATCACGAAGCTCGCGGAGAAGGAGCGGCTCGCGAGCGTCGGCATGGTCGCGGCGAGCGTCGCGCACGAGATCATGAACCCGCTCACGTACGTCCTCGCGAACCTCGACTTCGCGATCGGCGACAAGTGCGAGTCGGAGGAGCGGCGCATGAGGTCGCTCACCGACGCGCGCGAGGGCGCGGCGCGCATGCAGCAGATCGTGTGGGACCTCCGCTCGCTCGGGCGCGTCGGCGCGCAGGAGCTGTTCTACGTCGACGCGCGCGCCGTCCTCGAGACCGCGCTCCGCCTCGCGAACCCGGAGGTGATCCGCCTCCCGACGAGGCTCGTCGTCGAGCTCGCCGAGGTGCCGGGTGTGCTCGCGAGCGAGTCGCGCCTCTGCCAGGTCTTCATCAACCTGCTCGTCAACGCGGCGCAGGCGATGGAGTCGCGCCCCGCCGAGGAGCGCGTGCTCGAGGTCCACACGCGCACGAACGCCGATCAGAGCATGGTCGCGGTCGACATCTCCGACACCGGGATGGGCATCGCGCCGGAGCACCTCGGGCGCATCTTCGATCCGTTCTTCACCACGAAGCGGAGCGGCACCGGCCTCGGCCTCTCGATCTCGCGCGACTGCATCGAGCGCATGGGCGGCCGCATCGAGGTGACGAGCGAAGAAGGCCGCGGCACGACCTTCACCGTCTGGCTCTCGACCCAGCGCACGCTGCCCTCGAGCACATCGAGCACATCGAGCACATCGAGCACCGAGCCGTAG